Proteins found in one Maridesulfovibrio sp. genomic segment:
- a CDS encoding HD domain-containing phosphohydrolase encodes MNAIDGSKLIEESFCSITGEIFKILPKNNLPFSLYRMNSSNGRFIPITIPGKSIVSADKHAISADCDQGLIFIKYNDINLCRNYFLPHLPIVISDISHSIPEQELAVLILEGLKEQSEKIYSDSLKIHFVEFHKTLVAVGELIHEKPNLLWLMLPMLDPQHSLTNKAISNGIIGASVLLHARDFKPDVKIFIDALSALFLCDIGLSNLPEFVLGKEFCLSLDEQKRIRQHPITSVKELSITNCLSKHTLRAILEHHERMDGSGYPRGVTNEHLSWLGKLCGAVDSFVAMTMGRPGKKSMPIVKALKILYSEATQYDPNIIYALEKVTYRD; translated from the coding sequence ATGAACGCGATAGACGGTTCTAAATTAATTGAAGAAAGTTTCTGTTCTATTACAGGAGAAATCTTCAAGATACTTCCTAAAAACAATTTACCTTTCAGTTTGTACAGGATGAACTCTTCCAATGGAAGATTTATCCCCATAACCATTCCGGGAAAAAGTATTGTTTCCGCAGACAAACACGCAATCTCCGCAGACTGTGACCAAGGGCTGATTTTCATCAAATATAATGACATCAACCTATGCAGAAATTATTTTCTGCCCCATCTGCCCATTGTAATCAGTGACATTTCCCACTCAATCCCCGAACAGGAACTGGCGGTACTCATACTTGAGGGTCTGAAAGAACAGTCTGAAAAAATTTACTCCGACTCATTAAAAATACATTTTGTTGAATTCCATAAGACACTTGTAGCTGTGGGCGAACTTATCCACGAAAAGCCGAACCTGTTATGGTTGATGCTGCCCATGCTGGACCCGCAGCATTCACTGACCAACAAGGCCATTTCCAACGGCATCATCGGGGCATCGGTACTCCTTCACGCCCGGGATTTTAAACCGGACGTAAAAATTTTCATCGATGCTCTTAGCGCCCTCTTCCTTTGCGATATCGGCTTGAGTAACCTTCCGGAGTTCGTGCTTGGCAAAGAATTCTGTCTTTCGCTTGATGAACAGAAAAGAATCCGCCAGCATCCCATAACTTCGGTTAAGGAACTGAGCATTACCAACTGCTTAAGCAAGCACACACTGCGGGCGATACTAGAACATCACGAAAGGATGGACGGGTCCGGGTATCCCAGAGGGGTTACCAACGAGCATCTTTCATGGCTGGGCAAACTCTGCGGTGCGGTTGATTCCTTTGTTGCTATGACCATGGGTCGACCGGGCAAAAAGAGCATGCCCATAGTCAAGGCCCTGAAAATTTTATACAGCGAAGCAACCCAATACGATCCGAACATTATTTACGCCTTGGAAAAAGTCACCTACCGTGATTAA
- the tmcD gene encoding electron transfer complex subunit TmcD — protein sequence MPDASTWDWNPGRREVQDTGSWSDKFEWVEEFHASPDGEKVGAVVHKGELEFTACVNGEIWEEAYDRIFYPRFAPDGRFTGIAQQMGEWTLSVDGEHWPEMYGYIWKTMFGPEGSIICAVQQDTTYGMGVDGVLWENFFESANGFTVGADGKSTAAVVQINSMPQADIETFQKGIFSVAVNGTAWDAVFMNCYTPVFDAKSEKVACQIRKTLYDYTIAVDGKIWQREFQCVWAPSFNPATGALVAPVRLGGKWGMAQDGELIWKNTFANCWHQQFSADGSKLWAIVAPSFGSFTVAVDGKPWSITAPVVIDLAVSPDGNRAAALAKNGYDYTVLCDGKVWPGVFQMAWKPVFSPDSAKAAAKVEKNGRFTVVLDGKPYGQDFDQCWEPVFSPDSSKVLIRAIDGGKYVRIVADVNDF from the coding sequence ATGCCTGATGCGTCCACGTGGGATTGGAATCCCGGTAGGCGAGAGGTCCAGGACACAGGTTCCTGGTCCGATAAATTTGAGTGGGTGGAAGAATTCCATGCCAGTCCCGACGGTGAAAAAGTCGGTGCTGTTGTTCATAAAGGAGAATTGGAATTCACTGCTTGCGTTAATGGTGAGATCTGGGAAGAAGCATACGACAGGATTTTCTACCCTAGATTCGCACCGGATGGCAGGTTTACAGGTATTGCCCAGCAGATGGGAGAATGGACTCTGTCTGTTGATGGTGAACATTGGCCGGAAATGTACGGCTACATCTGGAAAACCATGTTTGGACCCGAAGGTTCCATTATCTGTGCTGTTCAGCAGGATACGACTTATGGAATGGGTGTGGACGGCGTTCTCTGGGAAAACTTTTTTGAAAGCGCAAACGGATTCACTGTCGGCGCTGATGGAAAATCAACCGCTGCGGTAGTTCAGATTAATTCCATGCCGCAGGCTGATATTGAAACCTTCCAGAAAGGGATCTTTTCAGTTGCTGTGAACGGAACAGCCTGGGATGCGGTTTTTATGAACTGCTACACCCCGGTGTTTGATGCCAAGAGTGAAAAGGTTGCCTGTCAGATAAGAAAAACACTCTATGATTACACCATCGCAGTGGATGGCAAAATCTGGCAGCGCGAGTTTCAGTGTGTCTGGGCTCCCAGCTTCAACCCCGCAACCGGTGCTCTTGTAGCTCCCGTTCGTCTGGGTGGAAAATGGGGTATGGCTCAGGATGGCGAGTTGATCTGGAAGAACACCTTTGCCAATTGCTGGCATCAGCAGTTCAGCGCCGATGGTTCTAAACTTTGGGCTATCGTGGCACCCTCTTTCGGCAGCTTTACCGTTGCTGTGGATGGAAAACCATGGTCCATCACCGCGCCTGTTGTTATCGATCTGGCTGTCAGCCCTGACGGTAATCGCGCGGCTGCTCTTGCCAAAAACGGTTACGACTACACTGTATTGTGTGATGGTAAAGTCTGGCCCGGAGTATTCCAGATGGCATGGAAACCCGTATTCAGCCCAGACAGCGCTAAGGCTGCTGCCAAAGTTGAAAAGAATGGCCGCTTCACCGTAGTTCTTGACGGAAAGCCTTACGGTCAGGATTTCGATCAGTGTTGGGAACCTGTATTCAGCCCCGATAGTTCCAAGGTGCTTATCCGCGCTATCGACGGTGGTAAATACGTCCGCATCGTTGCTGATGTAAACGATTTCTAA
- a CDS encoding efflux RND transporter permease subunit produces the protein MAEQNKFKGPIAWMAGNPVASNLLMIVLLVGGLVLGTNIKQEVFPEFTTDTVTVRVVYSGASPEEVEQGIVLSVEEAISGLDGVKEVTCTAAEGSATIVAEAIEGYNLQKLSQDIQSEVDRITSFPEEAEDPVVSIASHKRSVLSLMVYGNTDQLALRKVAEQLRQELIGDPGITQVELAEVSGLQVTIEVPQDKLRAYGLTLSDVADSLAKTSVELPGGGIKTESGEILVRFKERRDYAREFARVPIVTGNDGTQVLLEDIAVVKEDFQNDDIMTTFDGKPAVRIDVYRIGDQTPIGVSDAVHAQLERFNNSLPAGVHVGIRNDMSDIYRQRMDLLLRNAYMGLGLVFVFLALFLEPRLAFWVAMGIPISFLGGMLILGPAGASVNMISMFAFIISLGIVVDDAIVVGENVYTMRQQGMSWIESAAKGAQQIAMPVTFSVLTNIVAFMPMFFVPGVMGKIFKVIPMVVCSVFFVSLVESLFVLPAHLGHGSEREPGKIMKFILYHQQTISHGLLRFVHKVYRPALDRAVTWRYLTVAIGLACLIVAFAYIKSGRLGFTMFPKIESNYAYLTVDMPYGTAKEVTQKVMERAVAAAEKVAAENGGDKLLEGIYAKIGGTGRRNTSGSHVFKVQAFLTDADIRPLHTEEFVNKWRRALGAVPGSESVFFESDRGGPGSGSSLEIELSHSDIEVLKRASADLAEALSHYPNVKDIDSGYSPGKRQLDFELLPAGRSLGLTSRNVANQIRASYYGAEVLRQQRGRNEIKVMVRLPEEERASKYDFEELMIRTPDGKDVPLREVVKIKDGRAYTSIDRRNGRRVVSVEADVNPRKDTSQVLSDVVVNVIPQLKADYPGLGYSLEGKQADLKESTESLISGLLMAMMLIYALLAIPFRSYFQPLIVMICIPFGIVGAVIGHALLGYSLSLMSLFGIVALSGVVVNDSLVFIDYVNIQRRKGHCAYDAVLEAGTARFRPIMLTTLTTFGGLAPMILETSRQAKFLIPMAVSLGFGIVFATGITLMLVPSFYLIFEDIRMVMRKIFRGSADEQPDDESSGHQVIESKE, from the coding sequence ATGGCTGAGCAGAATAAATTTAAAGGCCCTATTGCATGGATGGCCGGAAACCCGGTTGCCTCCAATCTGTTGATGATAGTACTTCTGGTCGGCGGACTGGTGCTGGGGACTAATATCAAGCAGGAAGTCTTTCCTGAGTTTACCACCGACACAGTGACGGTCCGGGTCGTATACAGCGGAGCCAGTCCTGAGGAAGTGGAGCAGGGTATTGTCCTGTCAGTGGAAGAGGCTATCAGCGGTCTTGACGGGGTTAAAGAGGTTACTTGCACCGCAGCTGAGGGCAGTGCCACAATTGTGGCGGAAGCCATCGAAGGCTATAACCTGCAAAAGCTAAGTCAGGATATCCAGAGTGAAGTGGACCGGATCACTTCATTTCCTGAAGAGGCTGAGGACCCTGTTGTCAGTATCGCATCCCATAAACGCAGTGTACTTTCCCTGATGGTTTACGGAAATACTGATCAGCTTGCCTTGCGCAAGGTGGCCGAACAGTTGCGTCAGGAACTGATAGGTGATCCGGGAATTACTCAGGTGGAGCTGGCCGAGGTCAGTGGATTGCAGGTTACTATTGAGGTCCCGCAGGATAAACTGCGTGCTTATGGGCTGACCCTTTCAGATGTTGCTGATTCCCTTGCCAAAACTTCCGTGGAACTGCCCGGAGGCGGCATCAAGACCGAGAGTGGTGAGATTCTGGTCCGCTTTAAAGAGCGCCGCGATTATGCCCGTGAATTCGCTCGTGTCCCCATTGTTACCGGGAATGACGGCACGCAGGTGCTGCTGGAAGACATAGCCGTTGTAAAAGAAGATTTCCAGAATGATGACATTATGACTACCTTTGACGGTAAACCTGCCGTAAGGATTGATGTCTACCGCATTGGTGATCAGACCCCTATTGGAGTTTCCGATGCCGTGCATGCTCAGTTGGAACGGTTTAACAATAGTCTTCCCGCCGGAGTGCATGTAGGCATCCGCAACGATATGTCCGACATTTATCGTCAGCGCATGGATTTACTGCTGCGTAACGCATACATGGGCTTGGGTTTGGTCTTTGTTTTTCTGGCTTTGTTTCTTGAACCCCGACTGGCCTTCTGGGTCGCCATGGGAATTCCCATCTCATTTCTGGGGGGCATGCTCATCCTCGGTCCGGCCGGGGCCAGCGTCAATATGATTTCCATGTTCGCCTTTATTATATCGCTTGGTATTGTTGTGGATGACGCTATCGTTGTTGGTGAAAATGTTTACACCATGCGCCAGCAGGGTATGAGCTGGATCGAATCGGCCGCTAAAGGGGCACAGCAGATTGCCATGCCGGTAACCTTCAGTGTTTTGACCAACATTGTCGCTTTTATGCCTATGTTTTTTGTGCCCGGAGTGATGGGTAAAATATTCAAGGTCATTCCCATGGTGGTCTGCAGTGTCTTTTTCGTTTCGCTTGTGGAATCCCTTTTCGTCCTGCCCGCTCATCTGGGGCATGGCAGTGAACGGGAACCGGGAAAAATCATGAAATTTATCCTTTATCACCAGCAGACGATTTCCCATGGCCTTTTGCGGTTTGTACATAAAGTATACAGGCCTGCTTTGGATCGTGCTGTTACCTGGCGGTATCTCACGGTTGCCATCGGGCTGGCCTGTCTGATTGTTGCCTTTGCCTATATTAAAAGCGGGCGGCTCGGTTTCACCATGTTTCCGAAAATTGAATCAAATTATGCCTACCTGACCGTGGATATGCCATACGGAACAGCCAAAGAAGTAACCCAGAAGGTAATGGAAAGGGCTGTTGCTGCTGCGGAAAAGGTAGCCGCTGAAAACGGGGGAGATAAACTGCTGGAGGGAATTTACGCTAAAATCGGCGGAACCGGCAGGCGGAACACCAGCGGTAGCCATGTTTTCAAAGTGCAGGCTTTTCTCACTGATGCGGACATCAGGCCGCTTCATACAGAAGAATTTGTGAATAAGTGGCGGCGTGCACTGGGAGCTGTGCCCGGATCGGAATCGGTCTTTTTTGAATCCGATCGCGGCGGTCCCGGTTCAGGGAGTTCTCTGGAAATTGAACTCAGCCATAGCGATATCGAGGTCCTTAAGAGGGCCTCTGCAGATCTGGCTGAAGCACTGAGCCATTATCCCAATGTTAAGGATATTGATTCCGGATATTCACCGGGTAAAAGACAGCTTGATTTTGAGCTGCTGCCTGCCGGGCGCAGTCTGGGCCTGACTTCGCGCAATGTGGCTAATCAGATCAGGGCATCTTACTACGGCGCCGAGGTCCTTCGCCAGCAGCGCGGGCGTAATGAAATTAAAGTAATGGTCCGGCTTCCGGAAGAGGAACGGGCATCCAAGTATGATTTTGAAGAGTTGATGATCCGAACCCCTGATGGAAAGGACGTCCCCCTTCGCGAGGTTGTCAAAATAAAGGACGGCAGGGCCTATACCTCCATTGACCGTCGTAATGGACGCCGAGTGGTTTCCGTAGAAGCGGATGTGAACCCGCGTAAAGATACCTCGCAGGTTCTCAGCGATGTTGTGGTAAACGTTATACCGCAACTGAAGGCTGATTATCCCGGACTTGGCTATTCTCTTGAAGGTAAACAGGCCGATTTGAAGGAAAGTACCGAGAGTCTGATTTCCGGATTATTAATGGCTATGATGTTGATCTATGCTCTGCTGGCTATCCCTTTCCGAAGCTATTTCCAGCCGCTTATTGTCATGATCTGCATTCCCTTCGGTATTGTGGGAGCGGTTATCGGGCACGCATTGCTGGGGTACAGCCTCAGCCTGATGAGTCTGTTCGGTATTGTTGCCTTGTCCGGAGTTGTGGTCAACGATTCGCTGGTTTTTATCGACTATGTGAACATTCAGCGCCGTAAGGGCCATTGCGCTTATGATGCGGTTCTGGAGGCAGGTACGGCCCGTTTCCGACCCATCATGCTTACAACCCTGACCACATTCGGAGGGTTGGCGCCCATGATTCTCGAAACATCGAGACAGGCCAAGTTCCTGATTCCTATGGCGGTTTCCCTTGGTTTCGGGATCGTCTTCGCAACAGGGATTACTTTGATGCTGGTCCCTTCGTTCTACCTTATTTTTGAAGATATCCGTATGGTGATGCGTAAAATATTCCGCGGTTCAGCAGATGAGCAGCCGGATGATGAAAGTTCCGGTCATCAGGTAATAGAAAGTAAGGAGTGA
- a CDS encoding DRTGG domain-containing protein, which translates to MVGIYIGSTTGYSGKNLLAMSLGLKFRKSGFNVGYMKPVGAVPHMEGDKPGDADAAFIQQVLGLEQNPSKVTPVLVTRDFTIKAFSDDMGDLMPSIVESYEELSKDKDVMIIGGSGSYLSSGTYCGVSGPDVARSLGAKTILVDRYSSELHYDYVLRVHKELGDDFLGVVFNDVPEHYMDELTSLIIPFLEKRGVKVLGIIPRDPLMGAIKVNDLAERLFGKIISAHAKADRVVENFLIGTMQVENFITHFRRHKNSAVIVGGDRADVQLVALEGNCPCLILTGNLYPNDIILTRSEVLEIPVIVVRDDTYAVAKKMEAIQESYKLRDMIKINHGAGLVNSELDYDYIYEELDL; encoded by the coding sequence ATGGTAGGTATTTATATAGGTTCCACCACCGGTTATTCCGGTAAGAACCTTCTGGCCATGTCCTTGGGACTTAAATTCCGCAAGAGCGGTTTTAACGTAGGGTACATGAAGCCGGTGGGGGCGGTTCCACACATGGAAGGCGATAAACCCGGAGACGCGGATGCCGCTTTTATCCAGCAGGTGCTCGGCCTGGAACAGAATCCCAGCAAGGTAACCCCGGTGCTGGTCACCCGTGACTTCACCATCAAGGCCTTTTCTGATGATATGGGAGATCTCATGCCGTCCATTGTTGAATCTTACGAAGAGCTCAGCAAGGATAAGGATGTTATGATCATCGGCGGATCGGGGAGTTATCTCAGCTCCGGCACTTATTGCGGTGTAAGCGGTCCTGATGTAGCCCGTTCACTGGGGGCGAAAACGATTCTCGTGGACCGGTACAGCAGCGAATTGCATTATGATTACGTGCTGCGCGTTCACAAAGAGCTGGGTGACGATTTTCTTGGCGTAGTTTTCAATGATGTGCCTGAACATTACATGGACGAGCTTACCTCACTGATAATTCCCTTTCTTGAAAAAAGGGGAGTTAAGGTGCTCGGAATCATCCCCCGCGATCCACTCATGGGTGCAATCAAGGTCAACGACCTTGCAGAGCGGCTTTTCGGGAAAATTATTTCAGCTCACGCCAAAGCCGACCGGGTGGTAGAAAATTTCCTCATCGGTACCATGCAGGTTGAAAACTTCATCACCCACTTCAGGAGACATAAGAATTCTGCGGTCATTGTGGGTGGGGACAGGGCCGATGTTCAGCTAGTCGCCCTTGAAGGGAATTGCCCCTGCCTGATCCTGACCGGGAATCTTTATCCTAATGACATTATCCTTACTCGTTCCGAAGTGCTTGAAATTCCGGTAATTGTTGTTCGCGATGATACCTACGCGGTCGCCAAGAAGATGGAAGCCATTCAGGAAAGTTATAAGCTTAGGGATATGATTAAAATTAATCATGGGGCCGGACTGGTCAATTCAGAATTGGATTATGACTATATTTATGAAGAATTGGACCTATGA
- a CDS encoding acetate--CoA ligase family protein encodes MDSLFTPSSIAVVGASSASGKIGNTILSNLLSAGYSGSLYPVNIRGGNICGIDSYKQISEIGRPVDLAVIAIPRDAVLGAFRELLELGVGSVVVITAGFKEVDHEGWLLETELAKLARDNGVNLLGPNCLGIINSRGGVNASFATGNPDTGSIGFFSQSGALCVAVLDWALGTKIGFSKFVSLGNKAVINEASMLEYLGNDPDTKVILGYVENIEDGREFMKQAAKVSMKKPVLMMKAGTTPAGARAASSHTGAMAGSDKACDAAFRQSGVIRVEKLDELFNLARAFSLQDLPQGPNLGIVTNAGGPGILAADACTESVMRMPTFSPETIGELQRMLPGYASVYNPVDLLSSADAETYGRAVRIVGHDPAVNSLLMIIAPSVDLDLAEVAEAVVEAMAEVNKPVFCCLMGRRKSGPARDIFAEAGIPVYDFPKQAVRAMGCMHKYAVWKGRPPRTFITPEHDLEAARELVDNAVRSGASELVEFQARDIVTAYGLPTPESDLARSGDEAVAIADQLGYPVVLKIASPEISHKSDVGGVRTGLNSAEEVRAAFWDITARTQRLRPDAYIAGCLVQQMASEHSREVIVGFRRDKQFGPLLMFGLGGVYVEILKDISFRLAPLAVEDAGEMVREIRSYMLLKGVKGGEPVDFEAITDVLIRMSCLASDFPEIYEAEFNPVLVNSEEALVADARMTVVDISAGATDESDERE; translated from the coding sequence TTGGATAGTCTGTTCACTCCGTCATCAATCGCCGTTGTAGGCGCATCATCCGCTTCCGGGAAAATCGGGAATACTATTCTGTCCAACCTGCTGAGCGCCGGGTATAGTGGCAGTTTGTATCCGGTTAATATTCGTGGCGGAAATATTTGTGGCATTGATTCTTATAAGCAAATTTCTGAAATAGGCAGGCCGGTTGATCTGGCCGTTATCGCCATTCCCCGGGATGCTGTCCTCGGAGCCTTCCGGGAATTACTTGAACTGGGAGTCGGTTCAGTTGTTGTTATCACCGCGGGGTTCAAGGAAGTAGATCACGAAGGCTGGCTGCTTGAAACTGAACTTGCTAAGCTGGCAAGAGATAACGGTGTCAACCTGCTGGGCCCCAACTGTCTCGGGATTATTAATTCCCGGGGCGGGGTAAACGCTTCTTTTGCAACCGGAAATCCCGATACAGGAAGCATCGGTTTTTTCTCGCAGTCCGGCGCGCTTTGTGTTGCCGTACTTGACTGGGCGCTGGGTACAAAAATAGGTTTTTCTAAATTCGTAAGTCTCGGCAATAAAGCCGTGATTAATGAAGCCTCCATGCTTGAATATCTGGGAAACGATCCTGATACAAAGGTGATACTCGGCTATGTCGAGAATATTGAGGATGGCCGCGAATTTATGAAACAGGCTGCAAAAGTGTCCATGAAAAAGCCGGTACTGATGATGAAAGCCGGGACCACGCCCGCCGGGGCTAGAGCAGCATCTTCCCACACCGGCGCAATGGCCGGATCGGATAAAGCCTGTGACGCAGCTTTTCGCCAGTCCGGTGTTATCCGGGTGGAAAAACTGGATGAACTTTTTAATCTCGCCAGAGCTTTTTCCTTACAGGATCTGCCGCAGGGGCCCAACCTCGGTATTGTTACCAATGCGGGAGGACCGGGCATTCTCGCTGCTGACGCTTGTACTGAATCGGTCATGCGCATGCCCACATTTTCCCCTGAGACAATAGGGGAACTGCAACGTATGCTTCCGGGCTATGCCTCTGTGTACAACCCGGTTGATCTGCTCAGTAGTGCCGATGCGGAAACTTACGGTCGGGCAGTGCGTATCGTCGGACATGATCCGGCGGTGAACAGCCTGCTGATGATTATCGCTCCCTCTGTCGATCTTGACTTGGCTGAGGTTGCCGAGGCTGTTGTTGAGGCAATGGCCGAAGTAAACAAGCCGGTCTTCTGCTGTTTGATGGGACGCAGAAAGAGCGGCCCGGCCCGTGATATTTTTGCAGAAGCCGGAATTCCTGTATATGACTTTCCCAAGCAGGCGGTCCGGGCTATGGGCTGCATGCACAAATATGCAGTCTGGAAGGGGCGTCCTCCTCGTACTTTTATTACCCCGGAACATGATCTGGAAGCGGCACGGGAACTGGTGGATAACGCTGTTCGCTCAGGTGCTTCCGAGCTTGTGGAATTTCAAGCTCGAGACATTGTCACCGCTTACGGTCTTCCTACTCCTGAATCAGATCTGGCCCGTTCCGGTGACGAAGCCGTGGCAATAGCCGATCAACTGGGATATCCGGTTGTGCTCAAGATAGCTTCGCCTGAAATTTCTCATAAATCAGATGTAGGCGGAGTCCGTACCGGGCTTAATTCTGCCGAGGAAGTCCGGGCGGCTTTCTGGGATATAACCGCCCGTACCCAGCGGCTGCGGCCCGATGCTTATATCGCCGGATGTCTGGTGCAGCAGATGGCTTCAGAACATTCCCGTGAAGTTATTGTCGGTTTTCGTCGGGATAAACAGTTCGGACCCTTGCTTATGTTCGGGCTGGGTGGAGTTTACGTTGAGATTTTAAAGGATATTTCGTTCCGTCTGGCACCTCTTGCGGTTGAAGATGCCGGAGAAATGGTTCGGGAAATCCGTTCGTACATGCTTTTGAAAGGAGTCAAAGGTGGCGAGCCCGTTGACTTTGAGGCAATAACTGATGTTTTGATCAGAATGTCATGCCTTGCCAGTGATTTTCCTGAAATTTATGAAGCGGAATTTAATCCTGTGCTTGTCAACTCGGAAGAGGCCCTCGTTGCCGATGCCCGAATGACAGTTGTCGATATTTCTGCAGGCGCCACCGATGAGTCGGATGAGCGTGAATAA
- a CDS encoding efflux RND transporter periplasmic adaptor subunit produces the protein MAKRVWYYIKQIGLKGVLPLLIIFAAVIGGKTLVATKPVAKKKPPVVSAPLVNVSVLDVSDVHVWTPVMGTVEAAREINLEPQVAGRVISISDTFIPGGYFKKGQEVLRIDPLDYELAVKQQEAVVTDAEYSLKLENGQQRVAGREWKLLKKSSGGTAQEAELALRKPHLQKARADLTSAKAKLRQARIDLSRTRVVAPFDCMVVSKNADLGANLNLNDTIASLVGTEEFWVVVSVPVDRLSSIVVPSASNNFKGSAARVIMGSGKTAVERDGAVLRLLPSLEEKGRMARVIVSVKDPLNLKGTNVRPLLLGSYVNVYIDSGMLENVVAVPRTAFRDNNTVWIMKEGGLLDIRSVDPVWRDQDYIYLGTGVKAGEKLVMTDISAPLQNMKLRENGSGSMKRKVDGFKSEKVNTNG, from the coding sequence ATGGCTAAGAGAGTATGGTATTATATTAAACAGATAGGTCTTAAGGGCGTTCTCCCTCTGCTGATTATTTTCGCGGCTGTTATCGGGGGGAAAACCCTGGTCGCCACCAAACCTGTAGCAAAGAAAAAGCCTCCCGTCGTTTCCGCTCCCCTTGTTAATGTGAGTGTTCTGGACGTCAGTGATGTACATGTCTGGACCCCTGTCATGGGTACTGTTGAGGCTGCCCGGGAGATCAATCTTGAGCCGCAGGTGGCCGGCAGGGTTATTTCAATTAGCGACACTTTTATTCCCGGTGGATATTTCAAAAAAGGGCAGGAGGTTCTGCGTATTGATCCCCTCGATTATGAGTTGGCGGTTAAACAGCAGGAAGCGGTGGTCACCGATGCGGAATACAGCCTTAAGCTTGAAAATGGACAGCAGCGGGTTGCCGGGCGTGAGTGGAAACTGCTCAAGAAGTCATCCGGCGGCACCGCTCAGGAGGCAGAACTCGCCCTGCGTAAACCGCATCTGCAAAAGGCCAGAGCGGATCTCACCTCGGCAAAAGCCAAACTCAGACAGGCTCGCATCGATCTTTCCCGTACCCGGGTGGTAGCTCCTTTCGACTGCATGGTGGTCAGCAAAAACGCCGATCTCGGTGCCAACCTGAACCTTAACGATACAATTGCTTCTCTGGTAGGAACCGAGGAATTCTGGGTTGTCGTATCCGTTCCCGTGGACCGACTGAGCAGTATAGTCGTTCCTTCCGCCTCTAATAACTTTAAGGGTTCCGCGGCTCGGGTGATCATGGGAAGCGGCAAAACTGCTGTTGAACGTGATGGTGCAGTGCTGCGCTTATTGCCTTCACTTGAGGAAAAGGGACGCATGGCCCGGGTTATAGTCTCAGTCAAGGATCCCCTGAATCTAAAAGGAACGAATGTTCGTCCGCTGCTTCTGGGCAGTTATGTCAATGTTTATATTGATTCCGGCATGCTGGAAAATGTGGTTGCCGTACCGCGCACAGCGTTCCGCGACAACAATACCGTCTGGATAATGAAAGAGGGCGGGCTGCTCGATATACGCAGTGTTGATCCTGTCTGGCGTGATCAGGATTATATTTACCTCGGTACCGGTGTGAAGGCCGGTGAAAAGCTGGTCATGACCGACATCTCCGCTCCGTTGCAGAATATGAAACTGCGTGAGAACGGTTCCGGTTCCATGAAGCGGAAGGTCGACGGTTTCAAATCCGAAAAGGTGAATACCAATGGCTGA
- the tmcC gene encoding TmcC family electron transfer complex membrane anchor subunit, with product MNSAYAFVVGPLAWFAWGVFVLGSIYRIVSMYQLAKAKDGSSLHYMSFKWGFRSIMAWLNPVGTLGWQRNPWTAMMTFVFHICLVIVPLFLLGHVVLWDQFFGISWPTIPDNIADIMSIVVVVCCIYFGARRFLQKDVAYLTTCKDWIALAVPGLVFLTGVLAYHEIGDAKVMLILHILCGEIMLISIPFTRLSHMLFGLFTRAYIGSEFGGVRKCKDW from the coding sequence ATGAATAGTGCTTATGCATTCGTTGTCGGTCCTCTGGCGTGGTTCGCCTGGGGCGTGTTTGTTCTCGGTTCCATCTACAGAATCGTTTCAATGTACCAGCTCGCAAAAGCAAAGGACGGTTCGTCCCTGCATTATATGAGCTTCAAATGGGGATTCCGTTCCATCATGGCATGGCTGAATCCCGTCGGAACACTTGGTTGGCAGCGCAATCCATGGACTGCGATGATGACCTTTGTTTTCCATATCTGTCTTGTCATTGTGCCCCTGTTTCTGCTGGGACACGTGGTTCTCTGGGATCAGTTCTTCGGCATCAGCTGGCCGACTATTCCCGATAATATTGCCGATATCATGTCCATCGTGGTTGTTGTCTGCTGTATCTATTTCGGCGCCCGCCGTTTTTTGCAGAAAGACGTAGCTTATCTGACCACCTGCAAAGACTGGATTGCACTGGCTGTTCCCGGCCTTGTTTTCCTGACCGGTGTTCTGGCCTATCACGAAATCGGTGATGCCAAGGTGATGCTTATCCTGCACATCCTTTGTGGTGAAATTATGCTCATCAGCATTCCCTTCACCCGTTTGAGCCACATGCTGTTCGGCCTGTTCACCAGAGCCTATATCGGTTCCGAGTTCGGCGGCGTCCGTAAGTGTAAGGACTGGTAA